The following are from one region of the Sandaracinus amylolyticus genome:
- a CDS encoding NAD(P)H-dependent oxidoreductase, with amino-acid sequence MAPRRVLVVFAHPALERSRVNRRLFDAARQVEGITTHDLYETYPSFAIDVHREQALLLEHDVIVLQHPFYWYSAPAIVKEWLDVVLEHGWAYGVGGDALRGKLLMNATTTGGAEAAYHPEGRNRFTMRHLLSPFDQSAHLCGMRYLAPFVVHGALRLSKDDEVAPWSRRYAQMLAMLRDDRLDLGRAAHAETMNVLIDETEAAR; translated from the coding sequence ATGGCCCCGCGTCGTGTCCTCGTGGTCTTCGCGCATCCGGCGCTCGAGCGCTCGCGCGTGAACCGACGCCTCTTCGATGCTGCACGTCAGGTCGAGGGCATCACCACCCACGATCTCTACGAGACCTATCCGAGCTTCGCGATCGACGTGCACCGCGAGCAGGCGTTGCTGCTCGAGCACGACGTGATCGTGCTGCAGCACCCGTTCTACTGGTACAGCGCGCCGGCGATCGTGAAGGAGTGGCTCGACGTCGTGCTCGAGCACGGCTGGGCCTACGGCGTCGGCGGCGATGCACTGCGCGGCAAGCTCTTGATGAACGCGACCACCACCGGCGGCGCCGAGGCGGCGTACCACCCCGAGGGGCGCAATCGCTTCACGATGCGGCACCTCCTCTCGCCCTTCGATCAGAGCGCGCACCTCTGCGGGATGCGCTATCTCGCGCCCTTCGTGGTGCACGGCGCGCTCCGGCTCTCGAAGGACGACGAGGTCGCGCCGTGGTCGCGGCGCTACGCGCAGATGCTCGCGATGCTGCGCGACGATCGGCTCGATCTCGGGCGCGCCGCACACGCGGAGACGATGAACGTCCTGATCGACGAGACGGAGGCGGCGCGATGA